A section of the Oncorhynchus nerka isolate Pitt River linkage group LG3, Oner_Uvic_2.0, whole genome shotgun sequence genome encodes:
- the LOC115111611 gene encoding mediator of RNA polymerase II transcription subunit 4, with protein MRSGVATTMAVADKSTKERLLLVLDDLEVLSRELIEMLALSRSQKLPQGGEDTQILELLVQRDKEFQELMRVAQEQGKVHQEMQVLEKEVEKRDSDIQQLQKQLKEAEHILATAVYQAKEKLKSIDKAKKGSISSEEIIKYAHRISASNAVCAPLNWVPGDPRRPYPTDLEMRSGLLGHMSNLPTNGVNGHLPGDALAAGRLPDVLTPQYPWQSSDVSVGMLPPHHGNDFGLEPPGHNKENEDDVEAMSTDSSSSSSDSD; from the exons ATGCGCAGTGGCGTGGCAACAACCATGGCGGTGGCTGACAAATCTACAAAAGAGCGGTTATTATTGGTATTGGACGATTTAGAGGTGTTATCCAG GGAATTGATAGAGATGCTTGCACTGTCAAGGAGCCAAAAACTCCCTCAAGGAGGTGAGGACACTCAG ATCCTGGAGCTGctggtacagagagacaaagagttcCAGGAGCTGATGAGGGTGGCACAGGAGCAGGGCAAGGTGCACCAGGAGATGCAGGTCCTTGAgaaggaggtggagaagagagacagcGACATCCAGCAGCTCCAGAAACAGCTGAAGGAGGCTGAACATATACTT GCGACTGCTGTATACCAAGCAAAGGAGAAACTGAAATCTATTGATAAGGCCAAAAAAG GGAGCATCTCCTCAGAAGAGATCATCAAATATGCCCACAGGATCAGTGCCAGCAATGCAGTCTGTGCCCCTCTCAACTGGGTACCAG GTGATCCGCGTAGACCTTACCCCACTGACCTGGAGATGCGCAGTGGATTGTTGGGTCACATGAGCAACCTGCCAACCAATGGCGTGAATGGACACCTCCCTGGAGATGCACTGGCAGCTGGGAGATTGCCAG ATGTGCTCACCCCCCAGTACCCCTGGCAATCATCAGATGTCTCAGTGGGCATGCTCCCCCCTCACCATGGCAACGACTTTGGGCTGGAGCCCCCCGGCCACAACAAGGAGAACGAGGACGACGTGGAGGCCATGTCTACAGACTCATCTAGCAGCAGCAGCGACtcggactaa
- the LOC115111616 gene encoding succinate--CoA ligase [ADP-forming] subunit beta, mitochondrial — translation MAASLICGRFSASLRNSGARSTLTTASKVLGGSSGLLGPQQQSPHLQQQQRNLSLHEYMSIGLLKEAGVCVPEGKVASSPDEAYSVAKEIGTKDLVVKAQVLAGGRGKGTFEGGLKGGVKIVYSPEEARDISSQMIGRKLYTKQTGEQGRICNQVFICERRYPRREYYFAITMERSFQGPVLIGSSQGGVNIEDVAAENPDAIVKEPIDIMDGIKMEQAVSIATKMGFPAALIGDAAANIIKLYNVFMKYDASMLEINPMVEDASGQVMCMDAKINFDSNAAYRQKKVFDMQDWTQEDARDRQAAKADLNYIGLDGSIGCLVNGAGLAMATMDIIKLHGGTPANFLDVGGGATAHQVMEAFKLITSDRKVQAILVNIFGGIMRCDIIAQGIIMAVTDLDLKIPIVVRLQGSRVDDAKALIAASPLKLLACDDLDEAARMVVKLSEIVSLAQEAHVDISFQLPL, via the exons ATGGCGGCGTCCCTGATTTGTGGCCGATTTTCGGCTAGCCTGAGAAATTCTGGGGCCAGATCGACACTTACCACTGCATCCAAG GTGCTGGGTGGTTCCTCTGGACTGCTTGGGCCTCAGCAGCAGTCCCCCcacctgcagcagcagcagaggaACCTCTCCCTGCACGAGTACATGAGCATCGGTCTGCTCAAAGAGGCTGGCGTCTGTGTGCCCGAGGGCAAGGTGGCCAGCTCACCCGATGAGGCCTACTCTGTTGCCAAGGAGATTG gcACCAAGGATCTGGTGGTGAAGGCCCAGGTGTTGGCTGGAGGCCGAGGCAAAGGCACATTCGAAGGAGGCCTGAAGGGAGGAGTGAAGATTGTTTACTC GCCAGAGGAGGCCCGGGACATCTCCTCTCAGATGATTGGCCGTAAGCTGTACACCAAGCAGACAGGCGAGCAGGGCCGTATCTGTAACCAGGTGTTCATCTGTGAGCGCAGGTACCCCCGTAGGGAGTACTACTTCGCCATCACCATGGAGAGATCCTTCCAG GGCCCCGTGTTGATTGGCAGCTCTCAGGGGGGTGTGAACATTGAGGATGTGGCGGCGGAGAATCCCGACGCCATTGTGAAGGAGCCAATCGACATCATGGATGGAATCAAGATGGAACAGGCGGTTTCG ATTGCCACGAAGATGGGCTTCCCTGCTGCTCTGATCGGCGACGCAGCGGCTAACATAATCAAGCTGTACAACGTCTTCATGAAGTACGATGCCTCCATGCTAGAGATAAACCCCATGGTGGAGGACGCCTCTGGCCAGG TGATGTGTATGGACGCCAAGATAAATTTTGACTCCAATGCGGCGTATCGCCAGAAGAAGGTGTTTGACATGCAGGACTGGACCCAGGAGGATGCCAGGGACCGACAGGCAGCCAAGGCTGACCTAAACTACATCGGCCTGGATGGATCCATCGGCTGTCTGG TAAATGGGGCTGGTCTTGCCATGGCCACCATGGACATCATCAAGCTGCATGGTGGCACTCCCGCCAACTTCCTGGACGTGGGGGGCGGAGCTACAGCCCACCAGGTGATGGAGGCCTTCAAACTTATCACCTCCGACAGGAAG GTGCAGGCCATCCTGGTGAACATCTTCGGTGGCATCATGAGGTGTGACATCATTGCTCAGGGCATCATCATGGCTGTTACAGACTTGGACCTGAAGATCCCCATTGTGGTACGGTTACAAG GATCCAGAGTGGACGATGCCAAAGCTTTGATCGCTGCTAGCCCACTGAAGCTCCTGGCCTGTGACGATCTGGACGAGGCCGCTAGAATG gtTGTAAAGCTTTCTGAGATTGTGTCGTTGGCTCAGGAGGCTCATGTGGACATCTCCTTCCAGCTGCCACTCTAA